The DNA segment GGATATGGTGTCGTCTACTCTCCTTCAACTTCGTACATCCTGAATTCGTTGTTCGAGACGAGTCGATTGACACCGGGGTCCTGTTCGATGGACTCGAGGGCTTCACGGGAGTGATGAAGTTCCTGATACACCTCGAGTTCACGCGTCTCGTCGTAGGCGCTCACGGTGAAGTAGTAGTCTGTCCCGTGATAGGCACCACTGTAATTGCCGGCTTCGAACTCCTCGACTAGGACCTGTCCACCTGCACCACCGTCATAGTTGATCTCGGTCCCTGCCTCAGTTCCGTGGTAGGCGTCTCCATACCGGCTGATTCCGTAGCCGAACCCGGCGAAGAGTCGTTCGTCTGCTCGGGTCTCGAGAGCCGTGTCGTAGCCGAACTGCTGTTGTTCGGTGACGTGCTGGGTCGGCTGATAGATCGTCGGTGACGCAAACAGCGTCATGAGTGTGAGGACGAGACACGCCGAGACGAAGATGGCGGCGAGTGCGTTCGAACCCGGGGTCGTCAGGAAGCCGGAAAGCCAGCCGAACAGGTGTGCCAGCGCGATGCCGCCGAGTATCGTCAGGAGGACGTAAATGAAGCCCACCTGTCTGAACGCCATCGTCGGCGTCCCGAAGAAATACACGATGAACATGGCGAAAAGCGGCACGGTTGCCAGTGCCAGGTACGTAATGTACGCCCGAGCATCGCTATCGAGTTGCGTTCGTCCGAGCCAGTTTGAAAGGACGAACAGGGCGGCTATGGTACCGATAATCGCTGCCACGAGAAACATAAGGACGAACAGCTCGACGAGGCTGCCACCGATTTCAGTTAGCGACCCACCCCGTTGTCCGACCTCGGAACCGGTACCGATATCCTGCACGAAAAGGCCATATACCAGCCCGGAAAACGCCCTTCGGAAACGCTCGTTCGCGGCAGCCCACAGGACGAAGAGCACGCCCAGAAGCGCAGCGGGCGTGTGCATTCGTGGATGCGTCGAGATTGGATGGTTCGCGGAACGAAGGCTCGCGAGCATCTGGACGCCGGCGAGTGCTGCGAACACGACGACGACGTTGACCATCTGCTGTGGGTGTACCAGCAGAATCCCCGCTCCCACGAAGATGAGCAGAAACGTAAACGGCGAGATGCCAAAGGGCAACCGCTCGAGGCCACCTCGCCGACCCAGATACGCAACTAGCGCGAACAGCGCCACTGGAACGAGGAACAGCGCGTTCGAGTTCGTATGCGGTCCCATGTGGGTCGCGACGTTGTTAACCGGTAGAACCATCCAGGAGACGATAGCCGCGAATCCGGCCGCACCGGCGGTTCCGGTAATCGCTCGAGCAATGAGCGGAACGAAGACGACGAACGGAACGAACAGAAGAATAACGGACATAATCACCGCTCGCTCCATCGAAATTCCACCCGCTATGTGGACGGTAGTAGCGATCGAGTGCAGCCCCGGATAGAACAGTTCGTGGGGTGTCATCGTACCCTGCGTGAAATCCCGAACCCAGCCGAGGTGCGTGAGGGCGTCGCCCATCCCCTGGAAGTGATAGTTACGAATCACTGGGATGCTCACGACGGTCGTTACCGTCAGCCCCCCGAGTGCCATTGCCCCGACCTGATATGGCCCTCGCGTCCCGATCGTCAGCCCAATCGCGATTGCCAGGGCGAGACCGACGCCCAGCCAGGTGAGCGTCGGTGTGGCAGTATAAATCGACGGCTCGTACCCCGACGGCGGCGACCGCCGAGCGACGCCAATCGCGAGCGCCAGAGCGAGGAAACCCACCGCGAGGACGGTATTGAGTATCGTCCGGTTCATAGCTGTAGCGAACGGCGAAAGTCACTCGGTCGTCGACGTTGCTTCCCGCTCGAGGCTTTTCGAATCACTGGCGAACCTGCATACTCCATTGGAGTTGGCGTTGCAACGGACGGGGTTTGTTATACCCGTCCTACCTCCGAGGAAGGTTGGTCGTATAGACTGGGCCTGCCCGTGAAACCCGGGAGAGGGTCCGTGGTTTCCGTCTGTCTGATTGTGGTGTCCAGCAGTCCGTCTATCCGCACGATCGAACTCAAATTTAATACAGGCCATCTACTACCAATCTACTAACTATAGATATGACCTCACGAGACCCAAAAGAGATGCTTCTCGTAATAGCCAAAATCAGTTTAGCGTTAGTGGGCGCAATCGTAATCACCGCTCTTGCAACGATCGTTCTTCCGTTTAGCGGTTTCAGTCCGCAAACTCCCGGGAGAGTCGTTCAGATTTCGGTGTTTTATACAGTTTGGGCACTTTTGCTATTCAAACTCCTCTTCGGAGCGTATATTCCTCGAGAAATATTCAGTACCAGTGCATCGTAGTCTTCGTTTTGCCGGGCTTGCGTGCTTCTATGGTAGCAATTGAAACGATGTACACACCTATGGCGACGCAAGCTTGCGATAGGGTGTGCAATGACTTTCAATAGCTACTATAGGCCACCCCTTCCAGATGTCGTGACGGTTCAACCATTGTCAGTATTTATGGCAACCCCTGTGGTGGCGGGCACAACGAACGATGGCACGGATACATATCGACAGGTCAACAGTCGACGGTTCGACCCTCCGAACGACAGTTCGTCCCTCGAGGGAGGTGACCCAGTTTTTCAGCGGGTCGCCACTCGAGGTCACGTACGAAGGTACCTCGCTCGAGGCAGTCCCGGAGTCGATTCGCTGTCTGCCGGCACTCTCTCAAATTGCACCCGTTGCGTGGGCCACCGGGGCCGACATCTACGTCGAATCGGTCGACGCGACGTTCGTCCGAGGACTCGAGGACGTCAAAGCGAACATGCTCGAGATGTACCCGTTTCTCGAGGGGGGAAACCTCTACGCACAGGAGGTAGTCGACAGGGGGCAAGTGAACGAGACGGATGGAGACCAGTCTGTAGTGACCAACGACTCGTCCAATGAACCAGCGCGACCCAGTGCCGGTCTGTTGTTTACCGGGGGTGTCGACTCAACGTGCTCGTACGTTCGACACCGTGACGAAGCGCCGACGTTGATCAGCGTTCGAGGGTGGACGATTACTCCAGACTCCGCAGACGACCACCAGTGGGAACACCTCCGCACGCGAACGAGTGGGTTTGCCGCCGAACGCGACCTCGAGACGGCGTTCATAGCGGCCAACATGCTCTCGTTTCTCGACCATCCCATGCTGTTAGCGCATTTCAAACGCTACGTCGATGGCGGGTGGTACAGTTCGGTCGGTCACGGACTCGGATTGCTCGGACTGTGTGCCCCGCTTGCGTTCAGCCGTAGTCTCGAGGACATCTACATGGCGGCCACTCACTGGGAGGGAATCGACCTCGAATGGGGATCTCGTCCCGACATCGACGACCACGTTCGGTGGGCTGGGACCCGTTGTCATCACGACGGCTACGAACTGACTCGCCAGGAACGACTGGACGTAATCGCCGAGTACGTCGAAACCGAGTGCCCCGAGCTGGCACTCCAAACGTGTAACGTGCGCATGGACGGGAACTGTGGCGACTGCGAGAAGTGTTATCGAACAGCCGTGGGCCTTCGCCTCTCCGGCCTCGAGCCGAGCGAGCACGGCTATCCGTTCGACGAGTCGTCGTATGCCGCCATGCGCGATGGCCTCGAGACGGGCCGCTGGATACTCGGGGAAGACGAACGGTATATGTGGGAAGACATCCGCAACCGAGCCAGCGAAACCGAGCCAAACTCGCCGGCCGAACGCGAATTCTTCCGATGGCTCGAGGGGGCCGACCTCACGGAAATCGTGGACAACTCGGGCTCCCCAATCCATCATCGACTGCTTCGCGCGGGCGCAAGAACTGCCCCACACTCCGTCTACACGACGTTGTATCCGGCGTGGAACGTCGCCAAAACGGGGTATCGTCGTCTCACCTCGAGTCGATGAAGTGAGACGAATGAGTGTGATCTCTCTCCGAACCGGCTGAACAAAAACGGGTTAGAGGCCGATATTCAACGCGTACGGCCAACTCGCGTTACTCACTGCGAGAAACGCGAGGGCGGCACCCGCACCGTAAACGTTCTTGAGGAAACTGGTCATCTCGTTCTGGGCGTCTTCGCCCTCGGCGTTCCAGAAGTCGTGCATCTTCACGGCGGAGACGAGCAAGAACAGAGCGAGGGCTCCGGCTCCGATCGCTGGCAGAACGCCTGCAATCACGGAGAATCCACCGAAAATTAGCAATCCACCGCTTGCGAGGACCGAGAGTTTCGGTGCGGGGAGACCCTTGAATTCCGCGTAGCCTGCCATCGACTCGAGGTTCAGAAAGTGATTTAGCCCCATAAACGCGAGAATCCCGCCGAACAGCACTCGAGCGAGCAAGAACGCGACGTCAGCCCCGGCAGCTTCGAACATTAGTTTGTTACCTCGAGGGTGGTGGGATGATTCGATTTCGTGGCGTTTATCGGACGAATTTCCGCTGT comes from the Natronosalvus amylolyticus genome and includes:
- a CDS encoding DUF6541 family protein, with amino-acid sequence MNRTILNTVLAVGFLALALAIGVARRSPPSGYEPSIYTATPTLTWLGVGLALAIAIGLTIGTRGPYQVGAMALGGLTVTTVVSIPVIRNYHFQGMGDALTHLGWVRDFTQGTMTPHELFYPGLHSIATTVHIAGGISMERAVIMSVILLFVPFVVFVPLIARAITGTAGAAGFAAIVSWMVLPVNNVATHMGPHTNSNALFLVPVALFALVAYLGRRGGLERLPFGISPFTFLLIFVGAGILLVHPQQMVNVVVVFAALAGVQMLASLRSANHPISTHPRMHTPAALLGVLFVLWAAANERFRRAFSGLVYGLFVQDIGTGSEVGQRGGSLTEIGGSLVELFVLMFLVAAIIGTIAALFVLSNWLGRTQLDSDARAYITYLALATVPLFAMFIVYFFGTPTMAFRQVGFIYVLLTILGGIALAHLFGWLSGFLTTPGSNALAAIFVSACLVLTLMTLFASPTIYQPTQHVTEQQQFGYDTALETRADERLFAGFGYGISRYGDAYHGTEAGTEINYDGGAGGQVLVEEFEAGNYSGAYHGTDYYFTVSAYDETRELEVYQELHHSREALESIEQDPGVNRLVSNNEFRMYEVEGE
- a CDS encoding DoxX family protein yields the protein MFEAAGADVAFLLARVLFGGILAFMGLNHFLNLESMAGYAEFKGLPAPKLSVLASGGLLIFGGFSVIAGVLPAIGAGALALFLLVSAVKMHDFWNAEGEDAQNEMTSFLKNVYGAGAALAFLAVSNASWPYALNIGL